TCAGCCGCCCTGGGTCATTCAGGACGACTGTGTGGACTCGATACCAGGGTAGTCCCATTGACTACGCTCCTCCTTCAAAAATCTCCGTTTCGTTAAATCCTGCTTTCAGCATCCCACCTTGGTGCCCCAGTGTGATCGAGGACTTGACCTGCAAGTACCGATCGGCCTGAAAGCTGGGGATTTTTAGCATTTTCTGAGGACAAAGTATAAAGAATTGTAACCAGCGTGAGGACGCTTGGCAAGCACTTCGGCGGTATTCTGAATCATTCTCAAATCTGGAGAGAATCGCAGCTTAAATTGGTAACTTTTGTTTATAATTCTTTACAATTGCAGTAGGGAATATCGTTATGACTGGTTATGACGGTTACGAGCAATACCATTACTAAGGGGAGTATGGCGGACATCACCTTTGTCAAGGAAAATAAGACCGTGATTGCGGCGGATGGGGCCAATCTCCGGCTCCAGGCAGTGGCCAATGGCATTGATCTCTACACCCTGACGGGCAAGTTGATGAACTGTGGGGGGTATGGCCAGTGTGGAACTTGTATTGTTGAGGTGGTTGAGGGTATGGAGAACCTGTCGCCGCGCACGGAGGTAGAGAACCGTAAACTGAAGCGCAAGCCTGAAACCTACCGGCTGGCCTGCCAGACGATCGTCAATGGTCCGGTTTCCATCAAAACCAAGCCTTGAGGCGAGAGTTGCGGTCGAGAGTGCGGCTGGGTGATCGGGGTGATCTCTTTTTGCGATCGCGCGATGATACGCTAGGAATTGTTAACGACTGAACACTTCATACGAGGTGGGGACGGATGGAAGTTAATAACCTTGGTTTTGTTGCGAGTCTTCTCTTTGTACTGGTGCCGGCAGTGTTTCTGCTGATTCTGTACATCCAGACGGCCAGCCGTGAAGGCAGTAAAAACTCCTAGTGTTGGTATTTGTCTGCTTGGGGTGATCGGGTATGCCATGCTTGCTGCCCTTAACCCTATAGGGTCTGACGCGATTACCTCTGTGCTCTCTCCTCTGTGCTCTCTGCGTCTCCGTGGTTCCCTATTCACCACAGAGGCACAGAGGGCACAGGGGTATTTGTTTAGGGGGCGATCCTAGAGATCGCTTGAGAATGGAGTTTGGCAAAAGCAAACAAAAAATTAAAAAATTTGGGCCTAGCCTTGAACCGAACGGGGCGCAGTGCTGTCTTAGATTCTTAATAATACCTGTGGAACGAGGCATGATGGCAACATCCCAGCGTTTTGCAATGGCGGTTCAGTCTGGGGCCAAGCGCCGCTATTCCCTATGGAGCAGCTTAGTGATGGGGGCATTGCTCTTGCTGGTGACGGGCTGTGCTTGGCAGAACCGGGATCAGGCGGATGCGCGGCAATCCCCCGGTCGGGGTAATCGGGAGGCAGGCCCGATCGTGGTGGAAACAGCGGTGGCCAGAAGGGGAGCGATCGGGGAAGGGCTGACCTATACCGGGAGTACGGAACCCCGGCAGCAGGTGACCCTACGATCGCGCTCGGATGGACAGTTGCTCAGTTTGGCGGTTGATGTAGGTGATTCAGTTCAGCAAGGCCAACGTCTGGGGCAGTTAGATGCGGTGCTTTTGCAAACAGCAGTCCGGCAGGAAGAAGCCGAACTGGCGGCCCGTCAGGTGGAAGTTTCCCAGGCGCGGACGTTGGTAGCCGATGCCCAAACCCAGGTCGAGCAGGCACGGGCCACCCTACAACAGGCCCAGGCCGACGCCGATCGCCTGCAATCCCTGGCCGACCAGGGGGCGATT
This DNA window, taken from Trichothermofontia sichuanensis B231, encodes the following:
- a CDS encoding 2Fe-2S iron-sulfur cluster-binding protein, whose product is MTVTSNTITKGSMADITFVKENKTVIAADGANLRLQAVANGIDLYTLTGKLMNCGGYGQCGTCIVEVVEGMENLSPRTEVENRKLKRKPETYRLACQTIVNGPVSIKTKP
- the psbM gene encoding photosystem II reaction center protein PsbM; translated protein: MEVNNLGFVASLLFVLVPAVFLLILYIQTASREGSKNS